One part of the Streptomyces ferrugineus genome encodes these proteins:
- a CDS encoding Lrp/AsnC family transcriptional regulator, with translation MDDVDRKILAELQQDGRLTVTELAARVRLSVSPCHRRLRELERAGAISGYRAVVDPGAVGLTFEALVFVSMRQEDRETVAEFESALAGIPHVVEAQRLFGEPDYLLRVVAADLAAYQRLYDDRLATLPGVQRLTSTLVMKHVVQDRPLPA, from the coding sequence ATGGACGACGTGGACAGGAAGATTCTTGCCGAGCTCCAGCAGGACGGGCGGCTGACCGTGACCGAGCTGGCAGCTCGGGTGCGGCTGAGCGTCTCGCCGTGCCACCGGCGGCTGCGGGAACTGGAGCGGGCCGGGGCGATCAGCGGTTACCGGGCCGTCGTGGACCCGGGCGCGGTCGGGCTGACCTTCGAGGCGCTGGTCTTCGTCTCCATGCGGCAGGAGGACCGGGAGACGGTCGCCGAGTTCGAGAGCGCGCTGGCCGGGATCCCGCATGTGGTGGAGGCGCAACGGCTGTTCGGGGAGCCGGACTATCTGCTGCGGGTCGTCGCCGCCGACCTCGCCGCCTACCAGCGGCTGTACGACGACCGGCTGGCCACGCTGCCCGGGGTGCAGCGGCTGACCTCGACCCTGGTGATGAAGCACGTCGTACAGGACCGACCACTGCCCGCCTAG
- a CDS encoding LysE family translocator — translation MDSGLLLSFLAIDLLLVCVPGADWAYAISAGLRDRTPLTAVAGLVTGYALHTVLAVAGLAVLVASEPGLLTALTAAGAGYLVWLGWSVLRRPGTPGAAEETVATSPARAFLRGATISGLNPKGLLLYLSVLPQFLVTKGDHLPVPAQTAALGLLHMACCATVYLAVGLGARAVLGTRPAAARAVTRTSGAAMLGIGAFLLVQRLATL, via the coding sequence ATGGACTCCGGACTGCTCCTCTCCTTCCTCGCCATCGACCTGCTGCTCGTCTGCGTGCCGGGCGCCGACTGGGCGTACGCGATCTCCGCCGGGCTGCGCGACCGCACGCCGCTGACGGCGGTGGCGGGCCTGGTCACCGGGTACGCGCTGCACACGGTCCTGGCGGTGGCCGGTCTCGCGGTGCTGGTGGCGAGCGAGCCGGGTCTGCTGACCGCGCTGACGGCCGCCGGCGCCGGATACCTGGTCTGGCTGGGCTGGAGCGTGCTGCGCCGCCCGGGCACGCCGGGGGCGGCGGAGGAGACGGTGGCCACGAGCCCGGCCCGCGCCTTCCTCCGGGGCGCCACGATCAGCGGCCTGAACCCCAAGGGCCTGCTGCTCTACCTGTCGGTGCTGCCGCAGTTCCTGGTGACGAAGGGCGACCATCTGCCGGTCCCCGCCCAGACCGCCGCGCTCGGCCTGCTCCACATGGCGTGCTGCGCCACGGTCTACCTCGCGGTGGGCCTCGGCGCCCGCGCGGTCCTGGGCACCCGCCCCGCGGCGGCCCGCGCGGTCACCCGCACCTCCGGGGCGGCGATGCTCGGAATCGGCGCGTTCCTGCTGGTACAGCGCCTGGCGACGCTGTAG
- a CDS encoding nitroreductase/quinone reductase family protein codes for MVVRAVQKVSSTRGFAKVAPHVIPVLDRAVHRLTRGKVLLSAQMLPGVILTSTGARSGLPRRTPLACMPEEDGRSWILVGSNFGRFGHPAWTHNLLAHPDAEVSWKGRDIPVTARLLEGEERAAVWKTALAFWPPYATYQARVEREIRLFRIVRRR; via the coding sequence ATGGTCGTACGAGCCGTGCAGAAGGTGTCCTCGACGCGGGGCTTCGCCAAGGTCGCCCCGCATGTCATCCCGGTCCTCGACCGTGCCGTGCACCGGCTCACGCGCGGGAAGGTGCTGCTCAGCGCCCAGATGCTGCCCGGCGTGATCCTGACCTCCACCGGCGCCCGCAGTGGACTGCCGCGCCGTACGCCGCTGGCCTGCATGCCCGAGGAGGACGGCCGCTCCTGGATCCTGGTCGGCTCCAACTTCGGGCGCTTTGGCCATCCCGCCTGGACCCACAACCTCCTCGCCCATCCCGACGCCGAGGTCAGCTGGAAGGGGCGGGACATCCCCGTCACGGCCCGGCTGCTGGAGGGGGAGGAACGGGCCGCCGTATGGAAGACGGCGCTGGCGTTCTGGCCGCCGTATGCCACGTATCAGGCCAGGGTGGAGCGCGAGATCCGGCTGTTCCGGATCGTGCGGCGGCGATGA
- a CDS encoding TetR family transcriptional regulator, whose translation MRTVDGRVAGRRGQATRQKLLDCLSEMLSSSPYRDVKVIDVARKAGTSPATFYQYFPDVEGAVLEIAEQMAAEGASLTELVEGRSWVGKAGWQTAQELVDGFLEFWRKNDAILRVVDLGASEGDKRFYKLRMKILNSVNNSLADAVSQLQAKGRVDKDVNPAAVAGSIVAMLAAVASHQKGFQTWGVKQAELKPNLALLVHLGVTGKKPTK comes from the coding sequence GTGCGTACCGTCGACGGCCGTGTGGCCGGCCGGCGTGGGCAGGCGACCCGGCAGAAGCTGCTCGACTGCCTCAGCGAGATGCTCAGCTCCTCCCCGTACCGGGACGTCAAAGTCATCGATGTCGCCCGGAAGGCGGGCACTTCGCCCGCGACCTTCTACCAGTACTTCCCGGACGTCGAGGGCGCCGTCCTGGAGATCGCCGAGCAAATGGCCGCCGAGGGCGCCTCCTTGACCGAGCTCGTCGAGGGCCGCAGCTGGGTCGGCAAGGCCGGCTGGCAGACGGCTCAGGAACTCGTCGACGGTTTCCTGGAGTTCTGGCGCAAGAACGACGCGATCCTCAGGGTCGTCGATCTCGGCGCGTCCGAGGGGGACAAACGGTTCTACAAGCTCCGTATGAAGATCCTGAACTCCGTGAACAACTCCCTGGCGGACGCGGTCAGTCAGCTACAGGCCAAGGGCAGGGTCGACAAGGACGTCAACCCGGCCGCGGTCGCGGGCTCGATCGTCGCGATGCTCGCGGCGGTGGCCTCGCACCAGAAGGGCTTCCAGACGTGGGGCGTCAAACAGGCCGAACTCAAGCCGAATCTGGCGCTGTTGGTACACCTGGGCGTGACCGGCAAGAAGCCGACGAAGTAA